Proteins encoded within one genomic window of Corynebacterium aurimucosum:
- a CDS encoding abortive infection family protein produces MNGRSGMEPKELVPVGIRVFVRDMTSSIVLREIRSMWESEGFSEPSSVEPIGGERVSLYEAYIRQVDWTSHGEAARALRVFQETLLEVWNGWSEEYLALRDREFDKLTRKIEAAGLEVSDKRLIQLPQSLEISPEDLQGLTEPGAIFVHLDRLSGALRDSDPELVIGQAKELVETTAKLILKERKVEYDPKLKMGPLLRKAQHSIGLSDGNQQLGPDKLQAVRQILNGAGNVALGLAELRNSYGTGHGPGSLRSGLEQRHAELAVNAARLWCEMMLTTFSSETAPWRFEDSNERD; encoded by the coding sequence ATGAATGGTAGAAGTGGAATGGAACCGAAAGAGCTTGTACCTGTAGGTATTCGTGTCTTTGTGCGTGATATGACCAGCAGCATTGTGCTTCGTGAAATTCGAAGCATGTGGGAGTCGGAGGGATTTTCTGAGCCTTCTTCGGTAGAGCCAATCGGCGGGGAGCGGGTGTCTTTGTATGAGGCGTATATTCGTCAAGTCGACTGGACGTCTCACGGAGAGGCCGCACGTGCTCTCAGGGTTTTTCAAGAAACTCTGTTGGAAGTTTGGAATGGATGGTCAGAAGAATACCTGGCTCTCCGTGACAGAGAGTTTGACAAGCTCACGCGAAAAATTGAGGCTGCGGGTCTTGAAGTTTCGGACAAGCGGCTGATTCAATTACCGCAGAGTCTTGAGATTTCGCCAGAAGACTTGCAAGGTTTAACCGAGCCGGGCGCTATTTTTGTCCACTTAGATCGTCTGTCTGGGGCCTTACGCGATTCGGATCCAGAATTGGTTATTGGGCAAGCGAAGGAACTGGTTGAAACCACCGCAAAGCTAATTCTCAAGGAGAGAAAAGTTGAATACGATCCGAAACTCAAAATGGGCCCTCTACTGAGAAAAGCCCAGCACTCCATTGGATTGTCGGACGGAAATCAACAGCTCGGACCGGACAAACTGCAGGCTGTAAGGCAGATACTCAATGGCGCCGGTAATGTTGCCTTGGGCCTTGCCGAACTTCGCAATAGCTATGGGACTGGGCACGGACCTGGGAGTTTAAGGTCGGGTTTAGAGCAGCGGCATGCGGAGCTGGCCGTGAATGCCGCTCGTCTTTGGTGTGAGATGATGCTTACAACCTTTTCCTCCGAAACCGCGCCTTGGCGTTTTGAGGATTCAAACGAGAGAGACTGA
- a CDS encoding esterase/lipase family protein produces the protein MWAFDYGAEDVTYQNAYDYMKGIADLDASGREIAGHIEHIREVTGAHKVNLVGFSQGGLHTKTFTQLYGSAEEVNRVVTIGANFHGTTWGDRATPLNRAAKIAPDVVDFLGTSAGIQQLQGSDFMEDLNQLPDTAPGVTYTSIYSSADNTVTPNRTSELSAVPGADVANVESAPVDHGQLPHDPRVHEQIIWGLTR, from the coding sequence GTGTGGGCCTTCGACTACGGCGCCGAGGATGTCACCTATCAGAACGCCTATGACTACATGAAAGGCATTGCGGATCTGGATGCTTCTGGGCGCGAAATAGCCGGGCACATCGAGCACATCCGTGAGGTCACCGGAGCACACAAAGTAAACCTCGTCGGTTTCTCCCAAGGCGGCCTGCACACCAAGACCTTCACGCAGCTCTACGGCTCAGCAGAGGAAGTGAACCGAGTGGTTACAATCGGTGCGAACTTCCACGGGACAACGTGGGGTGACAGAGCAACGCCCCTCAACAGGGCGGCGAAAATTGCGCCCGATGTGGTTGATTTCCTGGGCACCAGCGCGGGCATCCAGCAGTTGCAGGGCTCGGACTTTATGGAGGACCTCAATCAGCTTCCGGACACCGCGCCCGGAGTGACCTACACGTCCATCTACTCGTCGGCGGATAATACCGTGACACCGAATCGGACCTCCGAGCTCAGCGCTGTGCCGGGTGCGGACGTGGCCAACGTGGAGTCCGCCCCCGTCGACCATGGGCAGTTACCTCACGACCCGCGCGTGCACGAGCAGATCATTTGGGGGCTAACGCGCTAG
- a CDS encoding M20/M25/M40 family metallo-hydrolase, whose protein sequence is MDSTLYDDTLALLQELIRNACVNDLTPDSGNEVHNADTLERFFAGTPVEIQRFESHPGRVTIVVTVPGDPDKEPLTLMGHTDVVPVDEPKWTKPPFDAVIEDGKLYGRGAVDMLFITATMAAVTRDVAKRGNPGGTLAFVGMADEEARGGLGSIWMDKHHPEAYSVRNCLSETGGSHLPGALGFNVGEKGAGQRRLHVHGDAGHGSTPFGKDFAIVKIGEVARRIAAAKPPVATDKVWQGFVKTFRFDPATEAALLDGSATAADYEKFGRLSAYAHAFSHTTIAQTVLRAGGAINVLPSHAYLEMDVRPFPGQTQEELDEFLREALGDMAEEVEIEHLITEDATQSSTDTELWRCIKETVHEFFPDKEVLPVLATGGSDLRVARRRGGNAYGFALHAEGRDMASANSQLHSHDEHLYLEDLDLTVKAYFSLVNRFLAR, encoded by the coding sequence ATGGATTCCACGCTCTACGACGACACCCTCGCATTACTCCAGGAGCTTATTCGCAATGCCTGCGTGAATGACCTCACGCCAGACTCCGGCAACGAGGTCCACAACGCCGATACCTTGGAGCGGTTTTTCGCAGGCACCCCAGTGGAGATTCAACGCTTTGAATCGCACCCAGGCCGCGTGACCATCGTGGTGACCGTTCCGGGTGACCCGGACAAAGAGCCGCTGACGCTCATGGGCCACACGGATGTCGTGCCCGTCGACGAGCCCAAGTGGACCAAGCCACCCTTCGACGCCGTCATCGAAGATGGCAAGCTCTACGGCCGCGGCGCAGTGGACATGCTCTTCATTACGGCGACGATGGCGGCGGTGACTCGCGATGTGGCCAAGCGCGGCAACCCAGGCGGCACCTTGGCGTTCGTGGGCATGGCGGACGAGGAGGCCCGCGGCGGTTTGGGCTCCATCTGGATGGACAAACACCACCCCGAGGCCTACTCGGTGCGCAACTGCCTCTCGGAGACCGGCGGCAGCCACCTGCCCGGCGCGCTCGGCTTCAACGTCGGCGAGAAGGGCGCGGGCCAGCGCCGCCTGCACGTGCACGGCGATGCCGGCCATGGCTCAACGCCCTTCGGCAAGGACTTTGCCATTGTCAAGATCGGTGAGGTCGCTCGCCGCATCGCCGCCGCTAAGCCGCCCGTGGCCACGGATAAGGTGTGGCAGGGATTCGTCAAGACCTTCCGCTTTGACCCCGCAACGGAGGCAGCGCTTCTCGACGGCTCCGCTACCGCCGCCGACTATGAGAAGTTCGGTAGATTGTCCGCCTACGCCCACGCCTTCTCGCACACGACGATTGCCCAAACTGTCCTGCGTGCAGGTGGTGCCATCAACGTGCTACCCTCCCACGCCTACCTGGAGATGGACGTCCGCCCCTTCCCTGGCCAGACCCAGGAGGAGCTTGATGAGTTCCTACGCGAAGCCCTCGGCGATATGGCCGAGGAGGTAGAGATCGAGCACCTTATTACTGAGGACGCCACACAGTCCTCCACCGATACTGAACTGTGGCGTTGCATTAAAGAGACCGTCCACGAGTTCTTCCCGGATAAGGAAGTACTGCCAGTGCTGGCAACAGGTGGCTCCGACCTGCGCGTGGCGCGCCGCCGCGGTGGCAATGCCTACGGTTTTGCACTGCATGCGGAAGGCCGGGACATGGCCAGCGCAAACTCGCAGCTGCACAGCCACGATGAGCACCTTTACCTGGAAGACTTGGATTTGACTGTGAAGGCGTATTTTTCGCTGGTAAATCGTTTCCTGGCGCGTTAG
- the bioB gene encoding biotin synthase BioB: MSIVDIAREKALEQGIGLNEEELLQVLQIPDEQLEEIADIAHQTRLKWCGPDVSVEGIISIKTGGCPEDCHFCSQSGLFESPVRAARLNIPELVEAAKKTAKTGATEFCIVAAVKAPDENLLSQVAEAIPAILDEVDIEISLSLGTLTREQAQRLKDMGAQRYNHNLETSKSFFPNVVTTHTWEERKETLENVRAVGMEICSGGIIGMGESLEDRAEFAYQLAQIEPCEVPMNFLDPRPGTPFANYPLVPLGEALRAVAAFRLAMPSVTLRFAGGRELSLGDDGTEKGLLGGINAIIAGNYLTTLGKQIEKDVDMLGRIDLPIKAL, from the coding sequence ATGAGCATCGTAGATATCGCACGTGAGAAGGCCCTGGAGCAGGGCATCGGCCTCAACGAAGAAGAGCTCCTGCAGGTTCTTCAGATCCCGGATGAGCAGCTGGAAGAGATTGCGGACATCGCGCATCAAACCCGTCTCAAGTGGTGCGGCCCGGACGTCTCCGTGGAAGGCATCATCTCCATCAAGACCGGCGGCTGCCCGGAGGATTGCCACTTCTGCTCGCAGTCAGGCCTGTTCGAGTCCCCAGTACGCGCCGCCCGCCTGAACATCCCGGAGCTGGTGGAGGCCGCCAAGAAGACCGCCAAAACCGGCGCTACGGAGTTCTGCATCGTGGCGGCCGTTAAGGCCCCAGATGAGAACCTGCTGTCCCAGGTTGCCGAGGCCATCCCGGCCATCCTGGATGAAGTCGATATCGAAATCTCCCTATCCCTAGGTACCCTCACCCGCGAGCAGGCGCAGCGCCTTAAGGATATGGGCGCCCAGCGCTATAACCACAACCTGGAGACGTCCAAGTCCTTCTTCCCCAACGTGGTCACGACCCACACCTGGGAGGAGCGCAAAGAAACCCTCGAGAACGTCCGTGCTGTCGGCATGGAGATTTGTTCCGGCGGTATCATCGGTATGGGCGAATCCCTTGAGGATCGCGCCGAGTTTGCCTACCAGCTGGCGCAGATTGAGCCTTGCGAGGTTCCGATGAACTTCCTCGACCCGCGCCCGGGCACTCCGTTCGCGAACTACCCACTGGTCCCGCTCGGCGAGGCGCTGCGCGCCGTTGCCGCCTTCCGCTTGGCCATGCCGTCTGTAACCCTGCGCTTTGCGGGTGGCCGCGAGCTCTCGCTCGGTGACGACGGCACGGAAAAGGGCCTCCTCGGCGGCATCAACGCCATCATCGCCGGCAACTACCTGACCACGCTGGGCAAGCAGATTGAAAAGGACGTCGACATGCTCGGCCGCATCGACCTGCCCATCAAGGCGCTCTGA
- a CDS encoding Sir2 family NAD-dependent protein deacetylase, with the protein MDPAVAHAHQSALRSISRVVSEIAEPTPQQQALDAVTDQLRHGNVMVLTGAGVSTESGVPDYRGPNGSLSRHRPMTYQEFLHDPQASHRYWARAFVGWRVMQAAHPNRTHYALVELERAGLLKGVVTQNVDGLHEEAGQHTLIALHGDMQHVVCLSCGYEETRADYDARAATANPTYLQRWAVDKEDVNPDGDVALSQEAVEEFVMPGCVRCGSQRLKPDVVYFGEPVPTHKKDAAYAMVNASDSLLVAGSSLAVMSGFRFVLEAKKQGKRVATINGGPGRADDRVDTLWRTQVGPAFDAILDELEL; encoded by the coding sequence ATGGATCCCGCCGTTGCCCACGCCCATCAGTCTGCGTTGCGCTCGATTTCCCGTGTTGTCTCCGAGATCGCTGAGCCGACTCCCCAACAACAAGCACTAGACGCCGTCACCGATCAACTGCGCCACGGCAACGTCATGGTCCTCACCGGGGCAGGCGTATCCACGGAATCGGGCGTGCCGGATTACCGCGGCCCGAACGGCTCCCTCAGCCGCCACCGCCCCATGACCTACCAGGAGTTCCTGCACGACCCGCAGGCCTCGCACCGCTACTGGGCGCGTGCTTTCGTCGGCTGGCGGGTCATGCAGGCCGCACACCCCAACCGCACGCACTACGCTTTGGTCGAACTCGAGCGCGCCGGACTACTTAAAGGTGTTGTCACCCAAAACGTCGACGGCCTGCACGAGGAAGCCGGGCAGCACACCCTCATCGCCCTGCACGGAGACATGCAGCACGTGGTGTGCTTGAGCTGCGGATACGAAGAAACACGCGCGGACTACGACGCCCGCGCCGCCACAGCCAACCCGACATACCTCCAACGCTGGGCAGTAGACAAAGAGGACGTCAATCCAGATGGCGATGTTGCCCTCAGCCAAGAAGCGGTCGAAGAATTTGTCATGCCCGGCTGCGTGCGGTGCGGCTCACAGCGCCTCAAGCCAGACGTGGTCTATTTTGGTGAGCCCGTTCCCACCCACAAGAAAGATGCCGCCTACGCGATGGTCAACGCATCTGACTCCCTGCTGGTAGCCGGCTCCTCGCTGGCGGTGATGAGCGGCTTTCGCTTCGTTCTGGAGGCCAAGAAACAGGGCAAGCGCGTAGCCACCATCAACGGCGGACCAGGCCGCGCGGATGATCGGGTGGATACCCTGTGGCGCACACAAGTGGGCCCGGCTTTCGATGCGATCCTGGACGAGCTAGAACTCTAG
- a CDS encoding esterase/lipase family protein, which translates to MIPLPLGARRHPRGVYEDDWSARPTAERPWPVVLIHGTCDSKGIWQVLAGMLRAAGWATFAPDYGTRATGPLQESARQLDAYINAVRTVTGAEKVILVGHSQGGLLARYWMRMHGGAEFVRHVVCISAPNHGTTQGGIASPLFRSERQEEVARSLIDAWFGPAGMQQVTGSKIVEDTNRGSEVEPGVSYTCIATRSDAIVVPPNTCFLNGQQVRNIYIQDIERLAIIRHEDMPMDKRVCQVILEELEQL; encoded by the coding sequence ATGATCCCACTCCCCCTCGGCGCCCGCAGACATCCACGCGGCGTCTACGAAGACGACTGGTCCGCGCGTCCCACCGCCGAACGGCCTTGGCCGGTTGTTTTAATCCACGGAACCTGCGACAGCAAGGGGATATGGCAGGTTCTCGCAGGAATGCTCCGCGCCGCTGGCTGGGCCACCTTCGCCCCTGACTACGGGACCCGCGCCACCGGCCCCCTGCAGGAATCCGCCCGGCAGCTCGACGCCTACATCAACGCCGTCCGCACCGTTACCGGCGCTGAAAAAGTAATCCTCGTCGGGCATTCACAAGGTGGATTATTGGCTCGGTACTGGATGCGCATGCACGGCGGTGCGGAGTTTGTACGGCACGTCGTCTGTATCAGTGCGCCCAATCACGGCACGACCCAGGGTGGAATCGCCAGCCCCCTCTTTCGCAGCGAAAGGCAGGAGGAAGTGGCGCGCTCGCTTATCGACGCCTGGTTTGGCCCCGCCGGAATGCAGCAAGTGACCGGCAGCAAGATTGTGGAGGATACGAACCGCGGCAGTGAGGTCGAGCCCGGGGTGAGCTATACGTGCATCGCCACGCGCTCCGATGCCATCGTGGTTCCGCCCAACACCTGTTTCCTCAATGGCCAGCAGGTAAGAAATATCTATATTCAGGACATCGAGCGCCTTGCCATTATTCGCCACGAGGATATGCCCATGGATAAACGGGTCTGCCAGGTAATCCTCGAAGAACTGGAGCAACTCTAG
- the amn gene encoding AMP nucleosidase, giving the protein MTDLQHVHSVNEAVARLCELYDKSCALAREALASGDHDAYRHVVYPKITVHIRQWTPIDRSEPFGYVDQEGRYSAVISKPWLIRDYLIEQLTRLSNNYPCDLYVGQSDERIPPEYIRGTTHIPQDRGNIPRPTLDAVHDGIVDGAWKAFHGKEKPLFHFGPQRFDIACARIEHYTGIEVDTVQKYILFTNYAMHTTEFVKFGLRELAREDSRYTALVLPTGETIHPNDAVLLDVDELTLTSRYQMPRFDLITAGGDGITMINIGVGPSNAKTITDCLAVLRPEAWIMIGHCAGLDGRMRIGDLILGNAYQREDHILDGTVTTSNPIPAIPEIQRMLEAAVDEVYGKDNSLMRTGTVLSTDDRNWEWRTSRDLWEWLRHSTAVAVDMESCTLAANGYRYRIPYGTLLSVSDLPLHAVPKLPAQAQAFYSNSKEAHVMCAVRAVEALAENPERLRTRKLRRTVAEVPFR; this is encoded by the coding sequence ATGACTGACCTGCAGCATGTCCATTCCGTCAATGAAGCGGTTGCTCGCCTCTGCGAGCTTTATGACAAGTCCTGTGCGCTTGCACGTGAAGCATTGGCCTCAGGGGACCACGACGCCTACCGCCACGTGGTTTACCCGAAGATCACCGTGCATATTCGCCAGTGGACGCCCATCGACCGCTCTGAACCTTTCGGCTACGTGGACCAAGAGGGCCGCTACTCGGCAGTGATTTCCAAACCATGGCTGATTCGTGATTACCTCATAGAGCAGCTCACGCGGCTTAGCAACAACTACCCGTGTGATCTTTATGTGGGCCAATCAGATGAGCGCATCCCACCGGAATATATCCGGGGCACTACACACATTCCCCAGGACCGGGGCAATATCCCCCGGCCTACACTCGACGCCGTCCACGACGGAATCGTCGATGGCGCATGGAAAGCCTTCCACGGGAAAGAAAAGCCGCTCTTTCACTTCGGCCCGCAGCGCTTCGACATCGCCTGCGCGCGCATCGAGCACTACACCGGCATTGAGGTGGACACCGTGCAGAAGTACATCCTGTTCACCAACTACGCCATGCACACCACCGAGTTCGTCAAGTTCGGCCTACGCGAGCTGGCGCGGGAAGACTCCCGCTACACCGCGCTCGTGCTGCCCACGGGGGAGACCATCCACCCCAACGACGCGGTGCTTCTCGACGTCGACGAGCTCACCCTCACCTCGCGCTACCAGATGCCGCGCTTTGATCTCATCACCGCCGGCGGCGATGGCATCACGATGATCAACATCGGCGTCGGCCCCTCCAACGCCAAGACCATCACGGACTGCTTGGCAGTCCTGCGCCCGGAGGCCTGGATCATGATCGGCCACTGCGCTGGACTTGATGGCCGCATGCGCATCGGTGATCTCATCCTGGGCAATGCTTATCAGCGTGAAGACCACATCCTCGACGGCACCGTCACCACCAGCAACCCGATTCCCGCCATTCCGGAGATCCAGCGCATGCTGGAGGCTGCCGTCGACGAGGTGTATGGGAAAGACAATTCGCTCATGCGCACCGGCACGGTGCTCTCCACCGATGATCGCAACTGGGAGTGGCGCACCTCCCGGGACTTGTGGGAATGGCTGCGCCACTCCACCGCAGTGGCAGTAGATATGGAATCCTGCACCCTCGCCGCCAACGGCTACCGCTACCGCATCCCGTACGGCACACTGCTATCCGTGTCCGATCTTCCATTGCACGCCGTGCCTAAACTTCCTGCCCAAGCGCAGGCCTTTTATTCGAATTCCAAGGAGGCCCACGTCATGTGCGCGGTCCGCGCGGTGGAGGCCCTAGCGGAGAATCCGGAGCGGCTGCGCACCCGCAAACTGCGGCGAACAGTGGCAGAGGTTCCGTTCCGCTGA
- a CDS encoding phosphoribosyltransferase, translating into MSTPEWWNPERENLTWEVFGEASRFLSQEIVDSGWFPDLIVGVARGGLIPAGAIGYAIGVKEMGAINVEFYTDIGETLPEPILLNPQLDTDSLKDKKVLVVDDVADSGKTLDLVVNLLEQTASEVKSAVIYTKPTTIFEPDFSWKKTDQWINFAWSVLPVITRDGSFQEGH; encoded by the coding sequence ATGAGCACCCCGGAGTGGTGGAACCCGGAACGCGAGAACCTGACCTGGGAGGTCTTCGGTGAGGCCAGTCGCTTCCTGTCCCAGGAAATCGTGGATTCGGGCTGGTTCCCTGACCTCATTGTGGGCGTGGCCCGCGGTGGATTGATCCCGGCCGGCGCCATTGGCTACGCCATCGGCGTCAAGGAGATGGGCGCTATCAACGTGGAGTTCTACACCGATATTGGTGAGACCCTCCCAGAGCCGATTCTCCTTAACCCGCAGCTGGATACGGACTCGCTCAAGGACAAGAAGGTCCTCGTCGTTGATGACGTGGCGGATTCCGGCAAGACCCTCGACCTCGTGGTCAACCTTTTGGAACAGACCGCTTCCGAGGTCAAGTCTGCGGTGATCTACACCAAGCCGACCACCATCTTTGAGCCGGACTTTTCGTGGAAGAAGACGGACCAGTGGATTAACTTCGCGTGGTCGGTCCTGCCGGTCATCACCCGCGATGGCTCTTTCCAGGAAGGACATTAA
- a CDS encoding SulP family inorganic anion transporter: MPEASAGSFRAAFSSPARFRKEVFGGLAVALALIPEVLSFSILAGLDPKVGLFASVMMAMSIAITGGRPAMISAAAGSVAVVIAPLAHEHGLQYVLLTIWMAGILQVVMAVLGVAKLMRFIPRSVMLGFVNALGILMFTAQLSHLWNVPWLVYVLVALGLLIMVVWPRITTVIPAPLMAIVVVTVLTVIFGWQVPDVADQGELPTSLPGFVIPDVPFTRETFLLCLPYALGVALVGLMESLLTAKLVDDLTDTHSDKTRESVGQGIGNMLAAAIGGMGVCAMIGQTMINVKESQARTRLSTFLAGVFLLILILVLGDTVGKIPMAALVAVMFMVSFHTVDWRSVRTIHRMPLSETLVMLVTVVGTLVTNNLAVGVILGVLTASVAFARRVAHLVSVELEGNVYTVRGQLFFASSNDLVYAFDYTLPVEKVIVDFSEADIWDASTVAVLQAVESKYASRGIAVEFRGLDGVSLARYQRISDLG; this comes from the coding sequence ATGCCAGAAGCCTCCGCCGGTTCTTTCCGCGCGGCCTTCAGCTCGCCCGCCCGCTTCCGCAAGGAGGTGTTTGGCGGGCTTGCTGTTGCGCTGGCCCTCATCCCGGAAGTTTTAAGTTTCTCTATCCTCGCCGGACTCGACCCTAAGGTGGGTCTTTTTGCCTCCGTCATGATGGCGATGTCCATCGCCATCACCGGCGGGCGCCCGGCCATGATTTCCGCCGCGGCGGGTTCGGTCGCCGTGGTCATCGCACCACTTGCCCACGAGCATGGCCTGCAGTACGTGCTGCTGACCATCTGGATGGCGGGCATCTTGCAAGTAGTGATGGCCGTGCTGGGCGTCGCCAAGCTCATGCGTTTCATCCCCCGCAGCGTCATGCTGGGTTTCGTCAACGCCCTGGGCATCCTCATGTTCACCGCGCAGCTGAGCCACCTGTGGAACGTGCCGTGGCTGGTGTATGTCCTCGTCGCATTGGGCCTGCTGATCATGGTGGTATGGCCCCGAATCACCACGGTGATCCCCGCCCCGCTCATGGCGATCGTGGTGGTTACCGTGCTGACTGTAATTTTTGGGTGGCAGGTTCCCGACGTCGCGGATCAAGGTGAGCTTCCGACCTCCCTGCCCGGTTTCGTCATTCCAGACGTGCCGTTTACCCGCGAGACCTTCCTCCTCTGCCTTCCCTATGCACTGGGCGTGGCACTGGTCGGCCTCATGGAATCTCTGCTCACCGCCAAGCTTGTCGATGACCTCACGGATACCCACTCCGATAAGACACGCGAATCCGTAGGACAGGGCATCGGCAACATGCTCGCCGCGGCCATCGGCGGCATGGGCGTGTGCGCGATGATCGGCCAGACCATGATCAACGTCAAGGAATCCCAGGCACGCACGCGCTTGTCGACGTTCCTCGCCGGCGTCTTCCTCCTCATCCTCATCCTCGTGTTGGGGGACACCGTAGGGAAAATCCCCATGGCTGCTCTCGTGGCGGTCATGTTCATGGTGTCTTTCCACACCGTGGATTGGCGCTCGGTGCGCACGATTCACCGCATGCCTCTGAGCGAAACCCTCGTCATGCTGGTGACGGTGGTTGGCACTTTGGTCACGAATAACCTAGCGGTCGGTGTGATCCTCGGTGTCCTTACCGCCTCGGTGGCCTTTGCACGCCGCGTCGCCCACCTCGTGTCGGTGGAGCTAGAAGGCAACGTCTACACTGTGCGCGGCCAGCTCTTCTTCGCCTCCTCGAACGATCTGGTCTACGCCTTTGATTACACCCTGCCGGTGGAGAAGGTCATCGTGGATTTCTCAGAGGCCGATATTTGGGATGCCTCAACCGTGGCGGTACTCCAGGCTGTGGAAAGCAAGTACGCAAGCCGTGGAATAGCGGTGGAATTCCGGGGCCTTGATGGTGTTAGCCTCGCGCGTTACCAGCGGATCTCAGATTTGGGTTAG
- a CDS encoding ferritin: MDEKLQTLLNAQVNNEHGAALIYTQLAYEMDNLSFPGMRDWFFKQAEEEREHAQKFAEHLLDRGYRVELEDIQVGSVKAATPLDAFEASLAHEQKVSEQIREIARTADAAGDLDSRALINWFLEEQVEEESTVSEIIDQLKLVGNDGSGLLRIDGSLAQR; the protein is encoded by the coding sequence ATGGATGAGAAACTGCAAACGCTCCTCAACGCCCAGGTCAATAATGAGCACGGCGCAGCCCTGATTTACACTCAGCTGGCCTACGAGATGGACAACCTGTCCTTCCCAGGCATGCGCGATTGGTTCTTCAAGCAGGCAGAGGAAGAGCGCGAGCACGCACAGAAGTTCGCCGAGCACTTGCTGGACCGCGGCTACCGCGTCGAGTTGGAGGATATCCAGGTCGGCTCCGTCAAGGCCGCCACCCCGCTCGATGCTTTTGAGGCCTCCCTCGCGCATGAGCAGAAGGTCTCGGAGCAGATCCGGGAGATCGCCCGCACCGCGGATGCCGCCGGGGATCTCGATTCCCGCGCCCTCATCAACTGGTTCCTCGAGGAGCAGGTTGAGGAGGAGTCCACCGTGTCCGAAATCATTGACCAGCTCAAGCTGGTGGGCAATGACGGCTCGGGTCTGCTGCGCATCGATGGTTCGCTGGCGCAACGGTAA
- a CDS encoding HAD-IA family hydrolase: MASLLFDLYGVLMRPAGNSELEDYLRPENVEHFWSIYEEFRPAYNAGHLSDAQYWGRIRALTELSSFDVSHATELDTERLLVADEEMVRAVLGFIAQGHSVGILANVPTVLGTRIRQTQPWLKECAAVTLSCDIGVAKPDPEAYLVAVDALGAQAKDTHFFDDRPDFVTAAQRLGLKAHLFTGIDSVYF, from the coding sequence ATGGCAAGTTTGCTCTTCGACCTTTATGGCGTGCTCATGCGGCCCGCCGGGAACTCTGAGTTGGAGGATTACCTCCGTCCCGAAAATGTAGAGCACTTTTGGTCCATCTATGAGGAGTTTCGCCCTGCCTATAATGCTGGGCACCTGAGCGATGCGCAGTATTGGGGCCGCATTCGCGCGCTGACGGAACTGAGCTCCTTTGACGTCAGCCACGCGACCGAACTGGACACCGAGCGCCTGTTGGTCGCCGATGAAGAGATGGTGCGCGCGGTCCTAGGGTTTATTGCTCAAGGGCATAGCGTCGGCATTTTGGCGAATGTTCCGACGGTTCTGGGAACTCGGATCCGCCAGACGCAGCCTTGGCTGAAGGAATGCGCTGCCGTGACGCTGAGCTGCGATATTGGGGTAGCCAAGCCGGATCCGGAGGCCTACCTCGTGGCCGTGGATGCCCTCGGCGCGCAGGCCAAGGACACGCACTTCTTCGATGATCGGCCGGACTTCGTCACCGCCGCCCAGCGTCTCGGGCTCAAGGCCCACCTTTTTACGGGAATCGACTCGGTTTACTTTTAG